From a region of the Apibacter sp. B3706 genome:
- a CDS encoding histidine phosphatase family protein, whose amino-acid sequence MKNSVLLNVKLIVFMLLTVSINPQVYGQNKKSTKQDKTVILYVTRHGKTILNTMDRVQGWADTPLTPEGVEVAKFLGEGIKDVKFKSAYSSDLGRARQTARIVLDTKGQEKLAITEVPQLRETNFGSYEGDLNSKMWGDAALYLHYKSSKELFADMAKNPEILKRAMNTFKTLETLGIGENYEDVKARGQKAIREIAEKEALSGGGNILLVAHGMAISVFLSDLDSSGKKITGTHMGNAAVSKVIYKDGKFTIESFGDMSYVEKGKKVLGK is encoded by the coding sequence ATGAAAAACTCTGTACTATTAAATGTTAAGTTGATAGTTTTCATGCTATTGACCGTATCAATTAACCCACAAGTTTATGGGCAAAATAAAAAATCAACGAAACAAGATAAGACGGTAATCTTATATGTGACTCGCCATGGTAAGACTATATTGAATACCATGGATAGAGTGCAAGGTTGGGCAGATACCCCTTTAACACCCGAAGGAGTGGAAGTGGCTAAGTTTCTAGGGGAAGGAATTAAAGATGTTAAATTTAAATCAGCTTATTCCAGTGACTTAGGAAGGGCCAGGCAAACAGCTCGTATAGTCTTAGATACTAAAGGTCAAGAAAAATTAGCAATAACAGAAGTACCTCAACTAAGGGAAACCAATTTTGGTAGCTACGAAGGTGATTTAAACTCGAAAATGTGGGGGGATGCGGCTCTCTATTTACACTATAAATCATCAAAAGAACTTTTTGCCGATATGGCAAAAAATCCTGAAATATTAAAAAGAGCCATGAACACATTTAAAACGTTAGAAACCTTAGGAATAGGAGAAAATTATGAAGATGTTAAAGCGAGAGGCCAGAAAGCCATTCGTGAAATAGCTGAAAAAGAGGCTTTATCAGGAGGAGGAAACATATTATTAGTCGCTCATGGAATGGCAATTAGCGTTTTTCTTTCAGATTTAGACAGTAGCGGTAAAAAAATAACAGGAACACATATGGGAAATGCAGCAGTTTCAAAGGTAATCTACAAAGACGGAAAGTTTACGATTGAATCTTTTGGAGATATGAGTTATGTGGAAAAAGGAAAAAAGGTATTAGGCAAATAA
- a CDS encoding TonB-dependent receptor, with protein MRNKNSIYSLSVLLLLISTNEIYSQNQTKNDTIKVDIEQKNDRNVMLNAANSTGPRDVNIGLPASVGGTTILENGLPVVFHYWPELPTKAWRSDVTLNRTGLFDLGQTFINIGDVGFSLNTFDNLGTDKLQGIVNLESNHFGLMRGSANVSGPINTKGLKYSAGAYLSFDPGTFKPSIIDKYYADKTQMYKMALTQDYKYRGGEGSVSVLYKYVNVKNLTYNYSPFMYGKDGDVSEISGFKIGRKSYHERSGKITLMDAFTGNLVEKDILDDFGTESHTVDLLGNNKFDNGFYLNYMVRYHSSKVGIYIPIMAGVSEAKPGEYVYADTGEAYMGNNAQGVLILATRKTPVKSITGTVELGKKIGNHDLKVGLNEWHYKVDKYATESAMYFQEVAPNPRKLIQVGGTANANGDFNLNQGLEYHNGNENKLALYILDKWLLADKLELNLGGRIEYQALRGDYQDRNLGLQTLTGPKTDINKDWVNQSYMLNAVYKMTTKFGLLGEVNYNEQAGHLEYYNIGVDPKIKKSKIPTAGFGVYFNHPLASIVSKATYITRNEYRSTVNFSNPNNPGEVKRETTNYDIETIGWTTDIISKPIKNFELHFLITLQSPKYKNFVGEVKFKDGAAAKYDFTDKYVTGISKVLLEIDPSYVWKDLRIWASARYFSKQYANRPNTIYFASRWETFAGLQYAITKNLSFSSTVINLFNQRGAKGDMGDSDLILTSEEAKKKEGTILSGTYIRPFTVEFGLKYSF; from the coding sequence ATGAGAAATAAAAATAGTATATATTCATTGTCAGTACTTTTATTACTGATTAGTACCAATGAAATATATAGTCAAAATCAAACGAAAAATGATACGATAAAAGTAGACATAGAACAGAAAAATGATAGGAATGTCATGTTAAATGCAGCAAATAGTACCGGTCCCAGAGATGTAAATATCGGTCTACCCGCTTCAGTAGGAGGTACTACTATTCTTGAGAATGGTCTTCCGGTAGTATTCCACTATTGGCCGGAACTACCTACTAAAGCATGGAGATCCGATGTTACGCTTAATCGTACGGGTTTGTTTGACTTAGGACAAACCTTTATCAATATTGGAGATGTAGGTTTTTCCTTAAATACGTTTGATAATCTAGGCACAGATAAGCTTCAAGGTATAGTTAATTTAGAATCCAATCATTTTGGATTAATGAGAGGAAGTGCAAATGTGAGCGGACCTATAAATACTAAGGGACTTAAATATTCAGCCGGTGCTTATCTGAGCTTTGACCCGGGAACTTTTAAACCATCAATTATAGATAAATATTATGCCGATAAAACTCAAATGTATAAAATGGCCTTAACTCAAGATTATAAATACAGAGGAGGAGAAGGCTCAGTTTCAGTATTATATAAATATGTTAATGTTAAAAATCTAACGTATAATTACAGCCCTTTTATGTATGGAAAAGATGGGGATGTAAGTGAAATATCGGGATTTAAAATTGGGCGGAAATCGTATCATGAAAGATCCGGAAAAATAACATTAATGGATGCTTTTACCGGAAATTTGGTAGAAAAAGATATATTAGACGATTTCGGAACAGAATCCCATACAGTTGATTTACTAGGTAATAACAAATTTGATAATGGATTTTATTTAAATTACATGGTTCGTTACCATTCATCCAAAGTGGGAATTTACATACCTATTATGGCAGGAGTTTCCGAAGCAAAACCGGGAGAGTATGTATATGCTGATACGGGAGAAGCTTATATGGGAAATAACGCACAAGGGGTATTAATATTAGCAACAAGAAAAACTCCTGTTAAATCTATAACCGGTACTGTTGAATTAGGTAAAAAGATAGGAAACCACGATTTGAAAGTTGGTTTAAACGAATGGCATTATAAAGTGGATAAATATGCTACAGAATCTGCTATGTATTTTCAAGAGGTGGCACCGAATCCAAGAAAATTAATTCAAGTAGGAGGTACGGCAAATGCCAATGGAGATTTTAATTTAAATCAAGGACTAGAATATCATAATGGGAATGAAAATAAATTAGCATTATATATATTAGATAAGTGGTTATTGGCCGATAAATTAGAATTAAATTTGGGTGGACGTATTGAGTATCAAGCATTACGGGGAGATTACCAGGACAGAAATTTAGGATTGCAAACATTAACAGGACCTAAAACTGATATAAATAAAGATTGGGTTAATCAATCCTACATGTTAAATGCAGTATATAAAATGACCACTAAATTTGGTTTACTAGGTGAGGTTAATTACAATGAACAAGCCGGACACCTAGAATATTATAACATTGGAGTTGATCCTAAAATCAAAAAATCTAAAATACCAACTGCAGGGTTTGGAGTATATTTCAATCATCCGTTAGCAAGTATAGTTTCTAAGGCAACCTATATCACTCGTAATGAATATCGTTCAACAGTAAATTTTTCCAATCCCAATAATCCGGGAGAAGTGAAAAGAGAAACTACAAATTATGATATTGAAACTATAGGATGGACTACAGATATCATATCAAAACCCATAAAAAACTTTGAATTACACTTTTTGATCACTTTACAAAGTCCAAAATATAAAAATTTTGTCGGAGAAGTTAAATTTAAAGACGGTGCAGCAGCTAAATATGATTTCACAGACAAATATGTAACGGGTATTTCTAAAGTTTTATTAGAGATTGATCCGAGTTATGTTTGGAAAGATTTAAGGATTTGGGCGAGTGCAAGATATTTTAGTAAACAATATGCCAATAGACCGAATACAATATATTTTGCAAGTCGTTGGGAAACTTTTGCCGGTTTACAATATGCTATTACCAAAAACTTAAGTTTCTCATCAACTGTGATAAATTTATTCAATCAAAGGGGAGCTAAAGGAGATATGGGGGATTCTGATTTGATCTTAACTTCCGAAGAAGCTAAAAAGAAGGAAGGAACTATTCTTTCAGGAACTTACATCCGTCCTTTTACAGTTGAGTTTGGTCTTAAATACTCTTTTTAA
- a CDS encoding MFS transporter → MTNKEKNYALPIAMMFALFFMISFVTGLQNPMGIIVKNQFGASNFMSQLGNAANFIAYAFMGIPAGMLLQKIGYKKTALVAIVVGFLGVGIQYLSGGMESFVAYLIGAFVSGFSMCMLNTVVNPMLNTLGGGGKKGNILLQLGGSINSMGATIVPVLVGYLIGNASRATIKEANPALFLAMGIFVLAFIVLLLVNIPEPFLDKKEKIEGKYSAFSFRHFCLGVVAIFIYVGIEVGIPNTANLFMTSAPDKGGLGIDTTVAGTVVGTYWFLMLIGRLIGASLGARISSKAMLAFTSLLGLIFIILAIISPISSTVSMPVFKSDISIGFAELPITIVFFVLCGLCTSVMWGGIFNLAVEGLGKYTSAASGIFMMMVCGGGILPLIQNYFADLFGFLSSYWLIIIEFAYILYYALIGSKNVNKDIPVN, encoded by the coding sequence ATGACTAATAAAGAAAAAAATTACGCATTACCTATAGCAATGATGTTTGCCCTGTTTTTTATGATTTCATTTGTAACAGGCTTACAAAATCCGATGGGAATAATTGTCAAAAATCAATTTGGGGCATCCAACTTTATGTCTCAACTAGGTAATGCTGCAAACTTTATAGCCTATGCATTTATGGGTATTCCGGCGGGTATGCTGTTACAAAAAATAGGATATAAAAAAACAGCCTTAGTAGCCATTGTGGTTGGATTTTTAGGCGTTGGAATTCAATACTTATCCGGAGGAATGGAAAGTTTTGTTGCCTATTTAATCGGAGCTTTTGTTTCCGGTTTCTCTATGTGTATGTTAAATACCGTTGTAAATCCTATGTTAAATACGTTAGGAGGAGGTGGTAAAAAAGGGAATATTTTGCTACAATTAGGCGGTTCAATAAATTCAATGGGAGCAACTATTGTACCTGTGTTGGTAGGATATTTAATCGGAAATGCATCTCGAGCAACCATAAAAGAAGCGAATCCCGCTCTTTTCTTGGCTATGGGGATATTTGTCCTTGCCTTTATCGTGTTGTTGTTAGTAAATATACCGGAACCTTTTTTAGATAAAAAAGAAAAAATTGAAGGAAAATATAGCGCATTTTCATTTAGACATTTTTGTTTAGGAGTAGTAGCCATATTTATATATGTAGGTATTGAAGTAGGAATTCCCAATACCGCCAATTTATTTATGACTTCTGCACCAGACAAAGGAGGTTTAGGTATTGATACAACTGTGGCTGGAACGGTGGTAGGAACCTATTGGTTTTTAATGCTCATTGGTCGATTAATAGGAGCATCATTAGGAGCTCGAATTTCCAGTAAGGCTATGTTGGCCTTTACCTCACTTCTAGGTTTAATATTCATAATTTTAGCAATTATTAGTCCTATTTCTTCTACGGTAAGTATGCCAGTATTTAAATCGGATATATCTATAGGTTTTGCAGAATTACCTATTACCATCGTATTTTTTGTATTGTGTGGTTTGTGTACTTCCGTAATGTGGGGAGGTATATTTAATTTAGCGGTAGAAGGATTAGGAAAATACACATCAGCAGCATCCGGAATTTTTATGATGATGGTATGTGGAGGAGGAATTTTGCCCCTCATACAAAATTATTTTGCTGATTTATTTGGCTTTTTATCCAGTTATTGGTTAATTATCATAGAATTTGCTTATATCCTTTATTATGCATTAATCGGAAGTAAAAATGTAAATAAAGATATACCCGTCAACTAA
- a CDS encoding ZIP family metal transporter — MDYFVLISAVIIGAGIAYFFQNNSKFNKQLLMFSAGLLLAITVLDMFPSLYIDGGINAGVWIIIGVSIQLILEGLSKGIEHGHLHSSEHHADSVIPISVMLGLFIHSFLEGTPLEVHHIHNHGAHDHSMHSSNILWALSIHKVSESIVLSTFLFSLPIKRIYSFSILVLFAVSAPIGAFFGSFLDPHIYPKLLGIVAGIFLHISSVIIFESNEKHSLNWQKLLLVFSGMFVGFLISVV, encoded by the coding sequence ATGGATTATTTCGTATTAATTTCTGCTGTAATCATCGGAGCAGGAATAGCTTATTTTTTCCAAAATAATTCAAAATTTAATAAACAACTTTTAATGTTTAGTGCGGGATTGCTTTTAGCAATAACTGTATTAGACATGTTTCCTTCCTTGTATATAGATGGAGGAATAAATGCAGGTGTATGGATTATTATCGGGGTTTCCATACAATTAATCTTAGAAGGATTATCTAAGGGAATCGAACACGGTCACTTACACAGCTCAGAACATCATGCGGACAGCGTTATTCCGATTAGTGTAATGCTGGGTTTGTTTATTCATTCATTTTTAGAAGGAACTCCATTGGAAGTTCATCATATACATAATCATGGTGCTCATGATCATTCCATGCATTCTTCAAATATCTTATGGGCGCTAAGCATCCATAAAGTTTCGGAATCCATTGTTTTATCTACCTTTTTATTTTCTTTACCTATTAAAAGGATATATTCTTTCTCTATTCTCGTTTTGTTTGCCGTTTCAGCTCCTATTGGGGCTTTCTTTGGTTCATTCTTAGATCCTCATATTTATCCTAAATTGTTGGGTATCGTAGCCGGAATTTTTTTACATATTTCTTCTGTGATTATATTTGAAAGTAATGAGAAGCATTCCTTAAATTGGCAAAAATTACTTTTAGTATTTAGTGGAATGTTCGTAGGTTTTTTAATTTCTGTAGTTTAA
- a CDS encoding class I SAM-dependent methyltransferase: protein MDWFAEWFNTPYYHILYKNRDDQEAQGFITNLLKYLALRKESKILDLACGKGRHSIFLNKLGYDVIGVDLAPESIAYAKSFENEHLKFFVADMRRSNFPNHFNAIFNLFTSFGYFSDDEDNLKVFQSVFEQLLSKGIFVMDFMNVSLAMDTLVKHEDKEVDGILFHLQRKIEDGFIIKDIKFQDKGKNFHFQERVRTFKLNYFESLAKKVGFTLKNVFGDYQLLPFDEKNSPRLILIFEK from the coding sequence ATGGATTGGTTTGCAGAATGGTTTAATACTCCTTATTATCATATATTATATAAAAATCGTGATGATCAGGAAGCTCAAGGATTTATAACAAATTTATTAAAATATCTTGCCTTACGTAAGGAAAGTAAAATTTTAGATTTGGCTTGTGGTAAAGGTAGGCATAGTATTTTTTTAAATAAATTGGGATACGATGTTATCGGCGTTGACCTTGCACCGGAAAGCATTGCTTATGCAAAGAGTTTTGAAAATGAACATCTTAAATTCTTTGTTGCAGATATGAGAAGAAGTAATTTCCCGAACCATTTTAATGCCATTTTCAATTTATTTACCAGTTTTGGCTATTTTAGTGATGATGAAGATAATTTAAAAGTTTTTCAATCTGTTTTTGAACAATTGTTAAGTAAAGGAATATTTGTGATGGATTTTATGAATGTTTCCTTAGCAATGGATACGCTTGTTAAACATGAGGACAAAGAAGTAGACGGTATTTTATTTCATCTGCAAAGGAAAATTGAAGATGGTTTTATTATAAAAGATATTAAATTTCAAGATAAAGGTAAAAATTTTCATTTTCAAGAAAGAGTAAGAACTTTTAAACTGAATTATTTTGAAAGTCTGGCCAAAAAAGTAGGATTTACTTTAAAAAATGTATTCGGTGATTATCAACTTCTCCCATTTGATGAAAAAAATTCCCCCCGTCTAATTTTAATTTTTGAAAAATAA
- the rpsA gene encoding 30S ribosomal protein S1 produces the protein MSEETKNLVEEQETLKNANVAPEQFDWDSFESGLNAEDRKEKSELEKMYDTSLRELDENQVFKGKVVRITDKEAIVDINFKSEGVISLNEFRYNPNLKVGDEVEVMVAQREDKTGQLQLSHRKARMLKAWDRVNELHETGEIVEGYVKSRTKGGMIVDVFGIEAFLPGSQIDVKPIRDYDQYVGKTMEFKIVKINHEFKNVVVSHKALIEADIEDQKKEIIGQLEKGQVLEGVVKNITSYGVFIDLGGVDGLIHITDLSWSRINHPSEVVQLDQKVNVVILDFDDQKSRIQLGMKQLEPHPWDALDPNLQVGDKIKGKVVVLADYGAFVEVAPGVEGLIHVSEMSWSTHLRSAQDFVKIGDEVECVILTLDKEERKMSLGMKQLTPDPWTDITAKYPIGSKHKGTVRNFTNFGVFVELEAGVDGLIYISDLSWTKKIKHPSEFCSVGDVLDVVVLELDTDARRLSLGHKQLTENPWEKYEVKYAEGTVHTGKVVQLFDKGATVQFEDAEVEGFCPSRLLEKEDGSKIKKGDETEFKVIEFNKEFKRIVVSHTGTFREEENREETEKQVKSQNQTVEKSTLGDLDELQELKRKMEEGQ, from the coding sequence ATGTCCGAAGAGACTAAAAATTTAGTAGAAGAGCAAGAAACTCTTAAAAATGCAAATGTTGCTCCTGAGCAATTTGACTGGGATTCATTTGAATCCGGATTAAATGCTGAGGATAGAAAAGAAAAGTCTGAGTTAGAAAAAATGTATGATACTTCTTTGAGAGAACTTGACGAAAATCAAGTTTTCAAAGGTAAAGTTGTTCGTATTACTGACAAAGAAGCAATCGTTGATATAAACTTTAAATCAGAAGGAGTTATCTCTTTGAATGAGTTCCGTTACAATCCAAATCTTAAAGTTGGAGATGAGGTTGAAGTTATGGTTGCTCAAAGAGAAGATAAAACCGGTCAATTACAACTTTCTCATAGAAAAGCAAGAATGCTTAAAGCATGGGATAGAGTTAATGAGCTTCATGAGACCGGCGAAATCGTTGAAGGTTATGTAAAATCAAGAACTAAAGGAGGAATGATTGTAGATGTATTTGGCATCGAAGCTTTCTTACCGGGTTCACAAATTGATGTAAAACCAATCCGCGATTACGATCAATACGTAGGAAAAACTATGGAATTTAAAATCGTTAAAATTAACCACGAATTTAAAAATGTAGTTGTTTCTCACAAAGCATTGATCGAAGCAGATATTGAAGATCAGAAAAAAGAAATTATCGGACAACTTGAAAAAGGTCAGGTATTAGAAGGAGTTGTTAAAAATATAACTTCTTACGGAGTATTTATTGATTTAGGGGGTGTGGACGGATTAATCCACATTACAGACCTATCTTGGAGCAGAATAAATCATCCATCTGAAGTAGTTCAATTAGATCAAAAAGTTAATGTGGTTATTCTTGATTTTGATGATCAAAAATCTAGAATCCAATTAGGAATGAAACAATTAGAACCACACCCTTGGGATGCATTAGATCCAAACTTACAAGTAGGAGATAAAATCAAAGGTAAAGTAGTTGTTTTAGCAGACTATGGAGCTTTTGTAGAAGTTGCACCGGGAGTAGAAGGATTAATACATGTTTCTGAAATGTCTTGGTCTACTCATTTAAGATCAGCTCAAGATTTTGTTAAAATCGGGGATGAAGTAGAATGTGTTATTCTTACCTTAGATAAAGAAGAAAGAAAAATGTCTTTAGGTATGAAACAATTAACTCCGGATCCATGGACTGATATAACAGCAAAATATCCAATTGGTTCTAAACACAAAGGAACAGTAAGAAACTTTACCAATTTTGGAGTATTTGTTGAATTAGAAGCAGGAGTAGACGGGTTAATTTACATTTCAGATCTATCTTGGACTAAGAAAATTAAACATCCTTCCGAATTCTGTTCAGTTGGTGACGTATTAGATGTAGTAGTTTTAGAATTAGATACTGATGCTAGAAGATTGAGCTTAGGTCACAAACAATTAACAGAAAACCCTTGGGAAAAATACGAAGTTAAATATGCTGAAGGAACTGTACACACAGGTAAAGTAGTTCAGCTGTTCGACAAAGGAGCTACTGTTCAATTTGAAGACGCTGAAGTAGAGGGTTTCTGTCCATCTAGATTATTAGAAAAAGAAGACGGTTCCAAAATTAAAAAAGGTGATGAAACTGAATTCAAAGTAATTGAATTTAATAAAGAATTCAAAAGAATTGTAGTTTCTCATACCGGAACTTTCCGTGAAGAAGAAAATAGAGAAGAAACTGAAAAACAAGTTAAATCACAAAATCAAACTGTTGAAAAATCTACTTTAGGTGATTTAGACGAATTACAAGAATTAAAAAGAAAAATGGAAGAAGGACAATAA
- a CDS encoding 2-hydroxyacid dehydrogenase, whose protein sequence is MKVSFFSTQPYDIKFFNECNKNFNFDLEYFEPNLDEHTVNIIEEGTDAICVFVNDKLNEGVIKKLKKRGIKYIALRNAGFNNVDLEAAKKYEIKVCRVPAYSPQAVAEHTLAMLLTLNRKTHKAYNRVREQNFSLNGLLGTNIYKKTVGVIGTGNIGKVFCKTIKALGTNVLAYDVYPNEELKKEGFQYVTLEELLKQSDIISLHCPLTPETHHIINKHTISLMKNGVYLINTSRGGLINTQDIIDGLKSKKIGALGIDVYEQEDKLFFRDLSETIIEDDKIQLLLSFPNVLVTAHQAFFTEEALTQIALVTLDNLRQLSKNNSIDNKAAELV, encoded by the coding sequence ATGAAGGTATCATTTTTTTCAACACAGCCCTATGATATAAAATTCTTTAATGAATGTAACAAAAATTTTAATTTTGATTTAGAATATTTTGAACCCAATTTGGATGAACATACAGTCAATATAATTGAAGAAGGAACCGATGCCATTTGCGTTTTTGTAAATGATAAATTAAACGAAGGGGTAATTAAAAAACTAAAAAAAAGAGGAATTAAATATATAGCATTAAGAAATGCAGGATTCAACAATGTAGATTTAGAAGCTGCTAAAAAATATGAAATAAAAGTATGCAGAGTTCCTGCATATTCTCCTCAAGCAGTAGCAGAGCATACCTTGGCGATGCTTTTAACCTTAAACAGAAAAACACATAAGGCATACAATAGAGTTAGAGAGCAAAATTTTTCCCTTAATGGATTACTGGGTACTAACATCTATAAAAAAACGGTGGGTGTTATAGGAACAGGTAATATTGGTAAAGTATTTTGTAAAACAATAAAAGCCTTAGGTACAAACGTTTTAGCTTACGATGTCTATCCCAATGAAGAACTAAAAAAAGAAGGATTTCAATACGTTACCTTAGAAGAATTACTAAAACAATCCGATATAATTTCTTTACATTGCCCTTTAACACCTGAAACACATCACATAATAAACAAACATACGATAAGCTTAATGAAAAACGGCGTGTATTTAATTAATACCAGTAGAGGAGGTCTAATTAATACACAAGATATTATTGACGGATTAAAATCTAAAAAAATTGGTGCATTAGGAATTGATGTTTATGAACAAGAAGATAAATTATTCTTTAGGGATTTATCTGAAACCATCATTGAAGATGACAAAATACAATTATTACTTTCGTTCCCTAACGTTTTAGTAACGGCGCATCAGGCATTTTTCACAGAAGAAGCATTAACACAGATAGCATTAGTAACATTAGATAACTTAAGACAATTAAGCAAAAATAACAGTATTGACAATAAAGCGGCAGAATTAGTATAG
- a CDS encoding DNA-3-methyladenine glycosylase: protein MRIDTKFFQKEAFFVAQELLGKKIVRAYDSGEIVKYTITETEAYGGEEDLACHASKGRTKRTEIMYHEGGKVYVYLIYGIYWMLNFVTGKKNEPQAVLIRGVEECSGPGRVGKLLQLNKDFYGEDLASSKKIWVEDSQIKPNFITTVRVGIDYAGEIWKNKLWRFIITRN, encoded by the coding sequence ATGAGAATCGATACTAAATTTTTTCAAAAAGAAGCATTTTTTGTAGCGCAGGAATTATTAGGGAAAAAAATCGTAAGAGCTTATGATTCCGGAGAAATAGTAAAATATACTATTACGGAAACAGAAGCATACGGAGGAGAAGAAGATTTAGCCTGTCATGCAAGTAAAGGTAGAACCAAAAGAACAGAGATTATGTACCATGAAGGAGGAAAAGTATATGTTTATCTGATATATGGAATATATTGGATGCTAAACTTTGTTACGGGTAAAAAGAACGAACCTCAAGCAGTATTAATAAGAGGCGTTGAGGAATGTTCCGGTCCGGGACGAGTTGGCAAATTATTACAGTTAAATAAAGATTTTTATGGAGAAGATTTAGCTTCTTCTAAAAAAATTTGGGTTGAAGATTCTCAAATTAAACCAAATTTTATTACCACCGTACGAGTAGGAATAGACTATGCAGGAGAAATTTGGAAGAATAAACTTTGGAGATTTATAATAACTAGAAACTAA
- a CDS encoding NAD(P)H-hydrate dehydratase has product MKILTSTQIKECASQFIESEMTTSLDLMEKSALACFDWLKSRYSNEYTYYIFCGKGNNGGDGLALARLLNNENYNVEAFIIQSSSDFTEDTQINFDKFPKSVDFIEGDDFEVNEEKAIIIDALFGIGLNNKLKGEAEKIVSKLNEINAIKISIDIPSGLFTDSLPEENQTVFRADETLTFEFYKRSFLHPEAAQYAGKIHVLDIGLDKKFIENEQTDNYLIENDFFEKNYKRRSPFSNKGTFGKAIIIGGSYGRMGSITFSTLSALRVGTGLVFTGAPEYGSLVLQTVAPEAMFFSCGDKYIEDIQIPFKNYTIGIGPGLGTEVLTKMAFEKMLQNEKNPMVLDADALNIISESKDLLNLVPKNSIITPHPKEFERLFGKTNSTLEQCELARKKAKEHEIVIVIKGHNTAILLPDGLCYYNATGNAGMAKGGSGDVLTGIIAGLLAQGYDSKLAAILGVYIHGKAGDYASEKFSQEAMTAQSIIQCLSDVFLELNK; this is encoded by the coding sequence ATGAAGATATTAACATCAACGCAAATAAAAGAATGTGCAAGTCAATTCATCGAAAGTGAAATGACAACATCCTTAGATTTAATGGAAAAATCAGCTTTAGCTTGTTTTGATTGGCTAAAAAGCAGATACTCGAACGAATATACCTATTACATTTTTTGTGGAAAAGGAAATAATGGAGGAGATGGTTTAGCTTTAGCTAGATTGTTGAATAATGAAAATTATAATGTTGAAGCTTTTATTATACAATCCTCTTCTGACTTTACAGAAGATACTCAGATCAATTTTGATAAATTTCCAAAATCAGTAGATTTTATTGAAGGAGACGATTTTGAAGTTAATGAAGAAAAAGCGATTATTATTGATGCTTTATTTGGTATAGGATTAAATAACAAATTGAAAGGAGAAGCTGAAAAAATAGTTTCAAAATTAAATGAAATCAATGCTATAAAAATTTCAATTGATATACCTTCAGGATTATTTACAGATTCACTTCCCGAAGAAAACCAAACGGTGTTTAGGGCAGATGAAACCTTGACTTTTGAATTTTATAAAAGATCTTTTTTACATCCTGAAGCAGCACAATATGCCGGTAAAATACATGTACTGGATATAGGTTTGGATAAAAAATTCATTGAAAATGAACAAACCGATAATTACCTTATAGAAAATGATTTTTTTGAAAAAAATTATAAAAGAAGAAGTCCGTTCAGTAATAAAGGAACTTTCGGAAAAGCCATTATAATAGGTGGGAGCTATGGAAGAATGGGATCTATTACCTTTTCTACATTGTCAGCCTTACGCGTGGGTACCGGATTAGTATTTACCGGAGCTCCGGAATACGGAAGTTTAGTACTTCAAACCGTTGCTCCCGAAGCTATGTTTTTCTCATGCGGAGATAAATACATAGAAGATATACAAATTCCATTTAAAAATTATACCATAGGTATAGGTCCGGGGCTAGGTACAGAGGTTTTAACAAAAATGGCATTTGAAAAAATGCTGCAAAATGAAAAAAATCCGATGGTTTTGGATGCTGACGCACTCAATATAATTTCAGAAAGCAAAGATTTATTAAATTTAGTTCCTAAAAATTCTATTATCACTCCACACCCTAAAGAATTTGAGCGATTGTTTGGTAAAACTAACTCTACTTTAGAGCAATGCGAACTTGCCAGGAAAAAAGCAAAAGAGCATGAAATTGTTATAGTCATTAAAGGACATAACACAGCAATTTTATTACCGGATGGTCTTTGTTATTACAATGCTACAGGTAATGCCGGAATGGCAAAAGGGGGAAGTGGAGACGTTTTAACAGGTATTATCGCCGGACTATTGGCACAAGGTTATGACTCGAAATTGGCAGCTATTTTAGGGGTTTACATTCATGGTAAAGCAGGGGATTATGCCTCAGAGAAATTTTCTCAAGAAGCTATGACAGCTCAAAGTATTATACAGTGTCTTTCCGATGTTTTCTTGGAATTAAATAAGTAA